One stretch of Hymenobacter chitinivorans DSM 11115 DNA includes these proteins:
- a CDS encoding bifunctional 5,10-methylenetetrahydrofolate dehydrogenase/5,10-methenyltetrahydrofolate cyclohydrolase, which yields MTTAPEAPATYRLIDGKQTAEDIKVEIAAEVAQRKAAGQKVPHLAAILVGHDGGSETYVRNKVLACERVGFESTLLRYEDDITEAELLAKVEELNQDEQIDGFIVQLPLPKHIDPNKVIEAIRPEKDVDGFHPMNIGRMVAGLPALLPATPSGIVELLRRYELVTDGKHCVVIGRSNIVGTPVSILLAKNLEPGNCTVTLCHSRTQNLAEITRTADIVVAALGRPGFVTADMVQPGAVVIDVGTTRVEDATKKAGWALRGDVNFEEVAPKASYITPVPGGVGPMTIAMLLLNTLRAAKGEVYPR from the coding sequence ATGACCACTGCTCCTGAAGCCCCCGCCACCTACCGCCTCATCGACGGCAAGCAGACCGCCGAAGACATCAAAGTGGAAATTGCCGCCGAAGTTGCCCAGCGCAAGGCCGCCGGCCAAAAAGTACCCCATTTGGCCGCCATCCTCGTCGGCCACGACGGCGGCTCCGAAACCTACGTCCGCAACAAGGTGCTGGCCTGCGAGCGGGTCGGCTTCGAAAGCACCCTGCTGCGCTACGAAGACGACATTACCGAAGCCGAGCTGCTGGCCAAGGTCGAGGAGCTCAACCAGGACGAGCAGATCGACGGCTTCATTGTGCAGCTGCCCCTACCCAAGCACATCGACCCCAACAAGGTCATTGAAGCCATTCGCCCCGAGAAGGACGTGGACGGCTTTCACCCCATGAACATTGGCCGCATGGTGGCCGGTTTGCCGGCCCTGCTGCCCGCCACGCCCTCGGGCATTGTGGAGCTGCTCCGCCGCTACGAGCTGGTTACCGACGGCAAGCACTGCGTGGTAATTGGGCGCAGTAACATTGTGGGTACGCCGGTTAGTATACTGCTGGCTAAGAACTTGGAGCCCGGTAACTGCACGGTTACTTTATGCCACTCCCGCACCCAGAACCTGGCCGAAATTACCCGTACCGCCGACATCGTGGTGGCCGCCCTGGGCCGCCCCGGCTTCGTGACGGCCGATATGGTGCAGCCCGGCGCCGTGGTTATCGACGTGGGTACCACCCGCGTGGAAGATGCCACTAAGAAGGCCGGCTGGGCGCTGCGGGGCGACGTAAACTTCGAGGAGGTAGCGCCCAAAGCCAGCTACATCACGCCCGTACCCGGCGGCGTGGGCCCCATGACCATTGCCATGCTGCTGCTCAACACGCTGCGGGCGGCCAAAGGGGAGGTGTACCCGCGCTAA
- a CDS encoding Uma2 family endonuclease: protein MRPTLTEDVITLRSPLLARMSDDEFFEFCQQHPELRIERTAEREIMIMSPTGSRSGKRNARLNGQLYIWFHANPALGEVFDSNTGFTLPDGSVLSPDASWVSATKWNALTTAQQDKFAPVCPEFVVELRSATDSLRTLQAKMLDWLRNGAQLAWLLDPDTETTYLYRPGQPEPEIVQGFDNTLSGEAVLPGFRLELRELR from the coding sequence ATGCGCCCCACCCTCACCGAAGACGTCATTACCCTGCGCAGCCCCCTACTGGCCCGCATGTCCGACGACGAGTTCTTCGAGTTCTGCCAGCAACACCCCGAGCTGCGCATCGAGCGCACGGCCGAGCGTGAAATCATGATTATGTCTCCTACTGGTAGCCGCTCCGGCAAACGCAACGCCCGCCTGAACGGGCAGCTCTACATCTGGTTTCACGCCAACCCTGCGCTAGGCGAAGTCTTCGACTCCAACACTGGCTTCACCCTGCCCGACGGCTCCGTGCTGTCGCCGGATGCTTCCTGGGTGTCGGCCACCAAGTGGAACGCCCTGACCACCGCGCAGCAGGACAAGTTTGCGCCCGTCTGCCCGGAGTTCGTGGTAGAGCTCCGCTCGGCTACCGATTCGCTGCGTACCCTGCAGGCCAAAATGCTCGACTGGCTCCGCAACGGTGCCCAGCTGGCCTGGCTGCTCGACCCCGACACCGAAACCACCTACCTCTACCGCCCCGGCCAGCCCGAGCCGGAAATAGTGCAGGGCTTCGATAATACCCTCTCCGGCGAAGCCGTGCTGCCCGGCTTCCGCCTGGAACTGCGGGAGCTGCGCTAA
- a CDS encoding carboxypeptidase-like regulatory domain-containing protein, producing the protein MLPRLLASLLLLLFAYSAPAQTVNVTGQVLNAQTHEPVPFAILGVRGKAIGTAADEQGRYLLRLPPDLRDTLIVSCVGFEPRLVPPAQVIAGQRVFQLTPQQQVLKGVTIQSRKVKPGKLGRSADKADVRWMGGSSGKTTVDDEWGWEIGALLTPERRSYLEELHVYFTDNKYELLRFRLNLYTVKDNRPDQLLSTQDVQLICPPTRQGWLKLDLRPYNIELDAQPVAATLQWLQSEKKDPEDKYFSIPVVRQKQPGMVERENGHAAWTIHNLLPSLYFTVLTEIKK; encoded by the coding sequence ATGCTGCCTCGCCTCCTGGCCAGCCTCTTGCTGCTCTTGTTTGCTTATTCCGCCCCGGCCCAAACCGTCAACGTGACCGGCCAGGTGCTCAACGCCCAAACCCACGAGCCCGTACCCTTCGCCATCCTCGGCGTGCGGGGCAAGGCCATCGGCACCGCCGCCGACGAGCAGGGCCGCTACCTGCTGCGCCTCCCGCCCGATTTGCGCGACACGCTCATCGTCTCCTGCGTGGGCTTCGAGCCCCGCCTCGTGCCGCCGGCCCAGGTTATAGCCGGGCAGCGGGTGTTTCAGCTCACGCCCCAGCAACAGGTGCTCAAGGGCGTTACCATCCAAAGCCGCAAGGTGAAGCCCGGCAAGCTGGGCCGCTCCGCCGACAAGGCCGACGTGCGCTGGATGGGCGGCAGCTCGGGCAAAACCACCGTCGACGACGAATGGGGCTGGGAAATCGGGGCCCTGCTTACCCCCGAGCGCCGCTCCTATTTAGAGGAACTCCACGTCTACTTCACCGACAATAAGTACGAGCTGCTGCGCTTCCGCCTCAACCTCTACACCGTCAAGGACAACCGCCCCGACCAGCTCCTGAGCACCCAGGACGTGCAGCTTATCTGCCCGCCCACCCGCCAGGGCTGGCTCAAGCTGGACCTGCGGCCCTATAATATCGAGCTCGACGCCCAGCCCGTGGCCGCTACCCTGCAGTGGCTCCAGAGCGAAAAGAAAGACCCCGAAGACAAGTACTTCTCCATTCCCGTCGTCCGCCAGAAGCAGCCCGGCATGGTGGAGCGCGAAAACGGCCACGCCGCCTGGACCATCCACAACCTGCTCCCCAGCCTGTATTTCACGGTATTAACGGAGATAAAGAAGTAG
- the lepA gene encoding translation elongation factor 4 → MKNIRNFCIIAHIDHGKSTLADRLLEFTSTVSKRDMQAQLLDNMDLERERGITIKSHAIQMQYPYKGEMYTLNLIDTPGHVDFSYEVSRSIAACEGALLIVDSSQGIEAQTISNLYLAIGSDLTIIPVLNKIDLPHAMPEEVSDEIVDLIGCDRDEIIPASGKSGIGIEAILNAICDRIPAPKGDPEAPLQALIFDSVFNSYRGIEVLFRIKNGTMRKGDKLRFMATGKEYGADEIGILGLNQEPRQEIAAGNVGYLISGIKEAREVKVGDTITHVARPTQEAIVGFEDVKPMVFAGIYPVDTTEYEELRSSMEKLQLNDASLVWEPETSAALGFGFRCGFLGMLHMEIVQERLEREFNMTVITTVPSVQFHATGTKDQLLTINAPSEMPEPNLIKHIEEPYIKAQIITASDYVGAIITLCMEKRGIIKGQSYLTSDRVEMNFELPLSEIVFDFFDKLKTISRGYASLDYELIGFRESDMVKLDIMLNGEKVDALSAIVHRSKSYEWGKRICEKLRELLPRQMFDIAIQASIGQKIIARETVKALRKNVIAKCYGGDISRKRKLLEKQKEGKKRMRSVGSVEIPQEAFLAVLKLD, encoded by the coding sequence GTGAAGAACATTCGCAATTTCTGCATCATTGCCCACATCGACCACGGCAAAAGCACGCTGGCCGACCGGCTCCTGGAATTCACCAGCACCGTGTCGAAGCGCGACATGCAGGCCCAGCTGCTCGATAACATGGATCTGGAGCGGGAGCGGGGCATCACCATCAAGAGCCACGCCATCCAGATGCAGTACCCCTACAAAGGGGAGATGTACACGCTCAATCTGATTGACACCCCCGGCCACGTCGACTTTAGCTACGAAGTATCCCGCTCCATTGCCGCCTGCGAAGGCGCTTTGCTGATTGTGGACTCCTCGCAGGGGATTGAGGCCCAGACGATTTCCAACCTCTACCTGGCCATCGGCTCCGATCTGACCATCATTCCGGTGCTCAACAAAATCGACTTGCCCCACGCCATGCCGGAAGAGGTGTCCGACGAAATCGTGGACCTGATCGGCTGCGACCGGGACGAAATCATTCCGGCCTCCGGCAAATCGGGTATCGGTATTGAGGCTATTCTGAACGCCATCTGCGACAGAATTCCGGCCCCCAAAGGCGACCCGGAAGCTCCGCTGCAGGCCCTGATTTTTGACTCGGTCTTCAACTCCTACCGCGGTATCGAGGTGCTGTTCCGCATCAAGAACGGCACCATGCGCAAGGGCGACAAGCTCCGCTTCATGGCTACCGGCAAAGAGTACGGCGCCGACGAAATTGGCATTTTGGGGCTCAATCAGGAGCCCCGCCAGGAAATTGCGGCTGGCAACGTGGGCTACCTCATTTCGGGTATCAAAGAAGCCCGGGAAGTAAAAGTCGGTGACACCATCACCCACGTGGCCCGCCCCACCCAGGAGGCCATTGTGGGCTTCGAGGACGTGAAGCCGATGGTATTTGCCGGTATCTACCCCGTCGATACCACCGAGTACGAAGAGCTGCGCTCCTCCATGGAAAAGCTGCAGCTCAACGACGCCTCCCTGGTGTGGGAGCCCGAAACCTCGGCGGCCCTGGGCTTCGGCTTCCGCTGCGGCTTTTTGGGCATGCTGCACATGGAAATCGTGCAGGAGCGCCTGGAGCGCGAGTTCAACATGACGGTCATTACCACCGTGCCCAGCGTGCAGTTTCACGCCACCGGCACCAAGGACCAGCTGCTGACCATCAATGCGCCCTCCGAAATGCCGGAGCCGAACCTGATTAAGCACATCGAGGAGCCCTACATCAAAGCCCAGATCATCACGGCTTCGGACTACGTGGGCGCCATCATCACCCTGTGCATGGAGAAGCGCGGCATCATCAAGGGCCAGAGCTACCTGACCTCCGACCGGGTGGAAATGAACTTCGAGCTGCCCTTGTCCGAAATCGTGTTCGACTTCTTCGACAAGCTCAAAACCATCAGCCGCGGTTACGCCTCGCTCGACTACGAGCTGATCGGCTTCCGCGAGTCGGACATGGTCAAGCTCGACATCATGCTCAACGGCGAGAAAGTCGATGCGTTGTCGGCCATCGTGCACCGCTCCAAGTCGTACGAGTGGGGCAAGCGCATCTGCGAGAAGCTGCGCGAGCTGCTGCCCCGCCAGATGTTCGATATTGCCATTCAGGCCTCGATCGGGCAGAAAATCATTGCCCGCGAAACGGTGAAGGCCCTGCGCAAAAACGTAATTGCCAAGTGCTACGGCGGCGACATCAGCCGTAAGCGCAAGCTGCTCGAAAAGCAGAAGGAAGGCAAGAAGCGGATGCGCTCGGTGGGCTCCGTGGAAATTCCCCAAGAGGCCTTTTTGGCTGTCCTCAAACTCGACTGA
- a CDS encoding 7-carboxy-7-deazaguanine synthase QueE — MLHVLPLTSAPLAAEPAVAALPLMEQFYTIQGEGYNTGRAAYFLRLGGCDVGCVWCDVKESWDAEAHPRVTIADMVAAATAHAGRNVVITGGEPLMHDLTQLTAALHAAGCQNWIETSGAYPLTGEWDWICVSPKKFKAPLPSVLQQAHELKIIVFNKSDFQWAEQHAALVGEHTRLYLQPEWSKAPQMMPLIVDYVKENPRWQVSLQTHKYLDIP, encoded by the coding sequence TTGCTGCACGTACTTCCACTTACGTCGGCGCCCCTGGCCGCAGAGCCGGCGGTGGCCGCCCTGCCCCTGATGGAGCAGTTTTACACGATTCAGGGCGAAGGCTACAACACCGGCCGCGCCGCCTACTTCCTGCGCCTGGGCGGCTGCGACGTGGGCTGCGTGTGGTGCGACGTGAAAGAGTCGTGGGACGCCGAGGCCCACCCGCGCGTGACCATTGCCGATATGGTAGCCGCCGCTACGGCCCATGCTGGCCGCAACGTGGTCATCACCGGCGGCGAGCCGCTGATGCACGATTTGACCCAGCTTACAGCTGCGCTGCACGCCGCCGGCTGCCAGAACTGGATTGAAACCTCGGGGGCTTACCCCCTGACCGGGGAGTGGGACTGGATCTGCGTCTCGCCCAAGAAATTCAAAGCCCCGCTGCCCTCGGTATTGCAACAGGCCCACGAGCTCAAGATTATCGTCTTCAACAAAAGCGACTTTCAGTGGGCCGAGCAGCACGCGGCCCTCGTGGGGGAGCACACCCGCCTGTACTTACAGCCCGAGTGGAGCAAAGCCCCCCAAATGATGCCGCTGATAGTGGATTACGTAAAAGAAAATCCGCGCTGGCAGGTGTCCTTGCAGACGCATAAATACCTCGATATTCCGTAG
- a CDS encoding GlcG/HbpS family heme-binding protein, giving the protein MSILLEQAQAAVRAAQQKSLEMGVKMNIAVVDAGANLTAFARMDGAWLGSLDISIKKAKTARFFDMPTGELGKISQPGGPLFNIEHSNGGLITFPGGLPITDANGQVIGAIGVSGSTVEDDHAVAQAGLAAVR; this is encoded by the coding sequence ATGAGTATTCTGCTCGAACAAGCCCAGGCCGCCGTGCGCGCCGCCCAGCAAAAATCCCTGGAAATGGGCGTTAAGATGAACATTGCCGTCGTCGATGCCGGGGCCAACCTCACCGCCTTTGCCCGCATGGACGGGGCCTGGCTCGGCTCCCTGGACATCTCCATCAAAAAGGCCAAAACGGCCCGCTTCTTTGACATGCCCACCGGCGAATTGGGGAAAATCTCCCAGCCCGGCGGCCCGCTCTTCAACATTGAGCACTCCAACGGTGGCCTGATTACCTTCCCCGGCGGCCTGCCCATTACCGACGCTAATGGCCAGGTAATCGGGGCCATCGGCGTCTCGGGCAGCACCGTGGAAGACGACCACGCCGTGGCCCAGGCCGGCCTGGCCGCCGTGCGCTAG